ACGATATCCGTTCAGGAACTCTCTGCTTCCATATTGGTAGTTTCCAACTATAATGGTTCTGCAATCAGTAAATATGGAGCCAGAGATGGCGCGGTAACTGCGATCATTTCCGGCGGTTCCGGGCTTTATTCCTATATTTGGGATACACAACCCCCCCAGACATCCGGTACGGCCATTGGTTTGGCCGCGGGTACTTATACAGTTGTAGCTTCAGATCTTACGGGTTGCCAGATTTCTACTTCTGTCAGTCTTTCAGAGCCTGATTCCCTGAGCGTAACCTTGACGCCTGTTTCCAACTTTGGTGGTGCGGCAATCAGTTGTTTTGGCGCTTCAGATGGAATCATTCAGGTTGTTGCGAGCGGAGGTGTTGGGGCCTATTCTTACGAATGGGCGCATGATGCGATGGAAAGAGGAGCCGTAGTTACCGGACTAATGGCTGGGACTTATACCGTTACCGCTACCGATGCCAATGGTGCAAAAAGGACCGTTTCTCTGGAACTTACCCAGCCTTCGAAGATAGAAATCGAAAGTGTGATTACCCCTGTCGTCTGTGCCAATCAGTCTGACGGTGGAATAGCTGTTCATGCTACAGGAGGAACAGCACCTTACAGTTATCATTGGGATCATGGCCCGTCGATTCCTGTGCTGGAAGGATTGTCGCCCAATACTTACGGCTGTATGATTTCCGATGTCAATGGTTGTACGGTTTATAAACAATTTACCCTGGCAGACCTGATTCCTATGCAGATTGAAGGAGTGGTCGTAGACAATGTATGTTTTGGCGGAGATGAAGGATATATCAGTACCAATGTAAATGGCGGTACAGGTCCCTATATATTTTCCTGGTCCAATAGTGCCGAAGGGCAGGAAATATTTCAGCTCGCTGCGGGAAGCTATTCCGTAACGGTTGCTGATGCCAAAGGCTGTTCGGTTAGTAAATCTTTTACGGTAGGTCAGCCATCGCCCATTAGTATCAATATAACCACAAAGCCAGACAATGGAAGAGGCGTAGGAACCGCGAATGCGGTGGTTTCCGGTGGTATGGAACCTTATGCCTACAGTTGGGTAACCGGAGAATCTGGCGAGTCTGTCAGCGGGCTAAAAGTAGGTGCATATTTCCTCAATGTACGGGATGCCAACGGATGCGAAGCGACTCAAAGTTTTGATATCGAACCCAGTGACAGGCCTGAATGTCTGGAAATTCATATGGGTTTTTCTCCCAATGGAGATGGGCTCAATGAAACATGGTTTATTCCGTGTATAGAATATTTCCCTCAAAATAAGATCACGGTTTTAAACAGGTGGGGACAGGAATTGTATTCAGCCGAAGGGTATGACAACAGTTGGGGAGGTACCGCCAATGGGCAGCCGCTTCCCGATGGTACGTATTTTTATATTATTGAAATTCAGACAAACAACCACCGCCGTCAGTTTAAAGGTACGGTAAATATCATCCGCTAGCGATGAAGCAAATTATACCAGTCCTCAGTTTTCTCTTGCTCTTTTCTCTGGAAATAAAAGCTCAGCAGGAACCCTTGTTTTCCCAATACAGGATCAATGCTTTTGTGATCAATCCCGCTGTGGCAGGTACCAGCGAGTTGCACGAATTACGGCTAAATTTTCGCTCTCAATGGCGTCAGTTTCCCGGTGCACCAAGAACAGCCTCACTGACCTGGCAAGGAGCAGTGGATGAAAAAAGTGGGATAGGGTTGATGGCTTTTGCCGATGCGGTAGGCCCCAACCAGCGCACGGGCCTGCAAATGGCTTACGCTTTTCATATTCCCATCGGGTATGAAGGTTCAAACGGGCAGAATATTCTCTCCCTCGGCATGGCTGGAAAGTTTATGCAATTCAGGTTTCAGAGTGATCGGGTATATTTTCAGGATCAGAGCGATCCGGCGATTTATGGTGCGAGCCAGGGACTTACGATCGGTGATGTTGCGTTTGGGGCACACTTTTACAACGACAATTTTTTTGCAGGATTTTCGGCACCCAACCTGATGCAAAGCAGTTTTGGTACTACCATTGACCAGTCCTCCCGCACGTTGATTAGCAAATTGTATCGACATTATTTTGCCTTCGTGGGTTATAAATTTGTGTATGACCAAATGACGGTAGAACCCTCTGTATTGATCAAAAAAGTGCAGACCACTCCCTACCAGATTGAAGCGAATGTGAAATTTTATCTGATGGATGAAAAGTTTTTCGCAGGGTTTTCCTATCGCACCGACTGGTTTCTGACCTTTATGGTGGGGGTTCACGCCAAAAACCTGCATTTCATCTATTCTTCTGATCTGATGTTGCCAAATGCCCGCCCGGGATCGCTGTATGGTGCATCCAATGAGTTTACCCTGGGTTATGATATTGGTGGCGGGAATGGAAACGAAAAATCCCCCAAAGGCGGCAATGCCGGTAGTTGGAAAAAACTCTATCGGGAAGAATAGAAAACGAGCATACCCCCAATCACGAGGTAGAGGGCGCCTGTCTGAAGTCAGGTGAACGTCTTGGTCCGCAGAGGTGCAGGATTACGTAAGATTTGACGATGAGATAATAGCGGGCCGAAATAGGTTCATAGGCTTCCGCGATATTTTGGGCGAAAGGCTCTGTCAGAGGATAATGGTCAATCACACGGGGCCGGTCAGGCCAGTCTTTGACACTTTCAATTATATTTTTTTCATAGTCAATGCGGTAATAAACCGGGTAGTCAGGTATTTTTCGGAAAACAGGCGCAAGGAGCATAAGAGGTAGGTTTTAGGGGTGGAAATAAAGATCCTTTAAAGTAAGCGGCGTTTCAAAAGTAACGATATCGTTGATTGTCCGGCAAATGGTGACCATATCGTGATACGAGAATGTACGGTCCTCTTCCAGATCATCAATTTTTGCGTAGGTTTTGCGGTAAAATGTCGTATGCCATATGTGTAAACGCCAGCAAATCAGTGCTTTGATTTGTTCCACAGTTTTTGGATCATTAATCTGCTCAAATATGGCGTTGATTCTGTATTTTAGCGGTTTCACGAGTGATGTTTTGTGTGGTTTGTGATTATATTGTATTGTCCGCCTCACAAACGTAACGAAAGTATTTCTAAATACCAACAATTCGTTCACAAAGATACGAAAATGGAGCCTATTGTACACAAACTCAAGCGATTACTTCGCGATAAAAATATCAGCCACGCTGAAATTGCCGAAAAACTGGGCAAACACCGAACCTTTATTACCCGAAAAATTGGCGGTGACTCCATGGAAACCCGCCTGTTGGAAGACATTCTGGAAGCGACTGAGTTGACCTACCAGCATTTGGTTTGTAATGAAGACAATACCCTTCGTGAAGAACTGGATGAGATCAAAAGAGAGATCTCCATACTTAAAGAATATATTCCCCAGTACAATAAAAAGCAGTCGGAGTGAGTATCATTGAAAAAATCAACAGCCGCAAAGTCAGTACCTGGATATTTATTGCGGTAGGAGCTATATTTATTGCAATCCTGATCTTCAGCGATCTGGCGGGTAATCCGTCTTCCTACGTACTGAAAATCACCCAGGAGCGTGAGCAGAAAAATCTTCAGTTTAAAAATGATCCGGAAAGCCCTATTAAGAAAGAAGACAAAGTCAATTTCTCTGGCTTAA
The Bacteroidia bacterium DNA segment above includes these coding regions:
- a CDS encoding gliding motility-associated C-terminal domain-containing protein gives rise to the protein MTITSAPRSCLALFYWIIFLLLISTTGLHAQTTLFSEDFESWNGSLNCLSGWNCGTTANCSSGLACNWGRNDIFGPVAQPSASDCDGSGFYARCQSSQIVLGDVPSITSPAIDLSGIASTDPVVLSFCFINTSAQLIDSDGFQVSFSNDGGATWQAYWLDFNVYNTWTNLVVPVPGTLRASNFRFRFDGVGNMASGDMGIDDVSLINNVVVCNATASVISVFGPSQICRDSMEDILLFSQTGGQNTSYAYIITDTSGIISTVLADNDYDFNELAADIYQVNGVSYDGLLNAGPGMPLDSISATVCYVVSSNKLTISVQELSASILVVSNYNGSAISKYGARDGAVTAIISGGSGLYSYIWDTQPPQTSGTAIGLAAGTYTVVASDLTGCQISTSVSLSEPDSLSVTLTPVSNFGGAAISCFGASDGIIQVVASGGVGAYSYEWAHDAMERGAVVTGLMAGTYTVTATDANGAKRTVSLELTQPSKIEIESVITPVVCANQSDGGIAVHATGGTAPYSYHWDHGPSIPVLEGLSPNTYGCMISDVNGCTVYKQFTLADLIPMQIEGVVVDNVCFGGDEGYISTNVNGGTGPYIFSWSNSAEGQEIFQLAAGSYSVTVADAKGCSVSKSFTVGQPSPISINITTKPDNGRGVGTANAVVSGGMEPYAYSWVTGESGESVSGLKVGAYFLNVRDANGCEATQSFDIEPSDRPECLEIHMGFSPNGDGLNETWFIPCIEYFPQNKITVLNRWGQELYSAEGYDNSWGGTANGQPLPDGTYFYIIEIQTNNHRRQFKGTVNIIR
- a CDS encoding type IX secretion system membrane protein PorP/SprF; translated protein: MKQIIPVLSFLLLFSLEIKAQQEPLFSQYRINAFVINPAVAGTSELHELRLNFRSQWRQFPGAPRTASLTWQGAVDEKSGIGLMAFADAVGPNQRTGLQMAYAFHIPIGYEGSNGQNILSLGMAGKFMQFRFQSDRVYFQDQSDPAIYGASQGLTIGDVAFGAHFYNDNFFAGFSAPNLMQSSFGTTIDQSSRTLISKLYRHYFAFVGYKFVYDQMTVEPSVLIKKVQTTPYQIEANVKFYLMDEKFFAGFSYRTDWFLTFMVGVHAKNLHFIYSSDLMLPNARPGSLYGASNEFTLGYDIGGGNGNEKSPKGGNAGSWKKLYREE